One Symphalangus syndactylus isolate Jambi chromosome 10, NHGRI_mSymSyn1-v2.1_pri, whole genome shotgun sequence genomic region harbors:
- the NKX3-1 gene encoding homeobox protein Nkx-3.1 isoform X1 yields MLRAPEPRPGEAKAEGAAPPTPSKPLTSFLIQDILRDGAQRRGGHTSSPRQRDPEPEPEPEVGRGRARAQNDQLSPGSRAAPEEAETLAETEPERHLGSYLLDCENTSGALPRLPQTPKQPQKRSRAAFSHTQVIELERKFSHQKYLSAPERAHLAKNLKLTETQVKIWFQNRRYKTKRKQLSSELGDLEKHSSLPALKEEAFSRASLVSVYNSYPYYPYLYCVGSWSPAFW; encoded by the exons ATGCTCAGGGCTCCGGAGCCGCGGCCCGGGGAGGCGAAAGCGGAGGGGGCGGCGCCGCCGACCCCGTCCAAGCCGCTCACGTCCTTCCTCATCCAGGACATCCTGCGGGACGGCGCGCAGCGGCGAGGCGGCCACACGAGCAGCCCGAGACAGCGCGACCCGGAGCCTGAGCCAGAGCCAGAGGTAGGACGCGGCCGCGCGAGGGCACAGAACGACCAGCTGAGCCCCGGGTCCCGCGCCGCGCCGGAGGAGGCCGAGACGCTGGCGGAGACCGAGCCAG AAAGGCACTTGGGGTCTTATCTGTTGGACTGTGAAAACACTTCAGGCGCCCTTCCAAGGCTTCCCCAAACCCCTAAGCAGCCGCAGAAGCGCTCCCGAGCTGCCTTCTCCCACACTCAGGTGATCGAGTTGGAGAGGAAGTTCAGTCATCAGAAGTACCTGTCGGCCCCTGAACGGGCCCACCTGGCGAAGAACCTCAAGCTCACGGAGACCCAAGTGAAGATATGGTTCCAGAACAGACGGTATAAGACTAAGCGAAAGCAGCTCTCCTCGGAGCTGGGAGACTTGGAGAAGCACTCCTCTTTGCCGGCCCTGAAAGAGGAGGCCTTCTCCCGGGCCTCCCTGGTCTCCGTGTATAACAGCTATCCTTACTACCCATACCTGTACTGCGTGGGCAGCTGGAGCCCAGCTTTTTGGTAA
- the NKX3-1 gene encoding homeobox protein Nkx-3.1 isoform X2 — protein sequence MLRAPEPRPGEAETLAETEPERHLGSYLLDCENTSGALPRLPQTPKQPQKRSRAAFSHTQVIELERKFSHQKYLSAPERAHLAKNLKLTETQVKIWFQNRRYKTKRKQLSSELGDLEKHSSLPALKEEAFSRASLVSVYNSYPYYPYLYCVGSWSPAFW from the exons ATGCTCAGGGCTCCGGAGCCGCGGCCCGGGGAG GCCGAGACGCTGGCGGAGACCGAGCCAG AAAGGCACTTGGGGTCTTATCTGTTGGACTGTGAAAACACTTCAGGCGCCCTTCCAAGGCTTCCCCAAACCCCTAAGCAGCCGCAGAAGCGCTCCCGAGCTGCCTTCTCCCACACTCAGGTGATCGAGTTGGAGAGGAAGTTCAGTCATCAGAAGTACCTGTCGGCCCCTGAACGGGCCCACCTGGCGAAGAACCTCAAGCTCACGGAGACCCAAGTGAAGATATGGTTCCAGAACAGACGGTATAAGACTAAGCGAAAGCAGCTCTCCTCGGAGCTGGGAGACTTGGAGAAGCACTCCTCTTTGCCGGCCCTGAAAGAGGAGGCCTTCTCCCGGGCCTCCCTGGTCTCCGTGTATAACAGCTATCCTTACTACCCATACCTGTACTGCGTGGGCAGCTGGAGCCCAGCTTTTTGGTAA